One window from the genome of Prinia subflava isolate CZ2003 ecotype Zambia chromosome 2, Cam_Psub_1.2, whole genome shotgun sequence encodes:
- the BCLAF1 gene encoding bcl-2-associated transcription factor 1 isoform X3 → MGRSNSRSHSSRSKSRSQSSSRSRSRSHSRKKRYSSRSRSRTYSRSRSRDRIYSRDYRRDYRNNRGMRRPYGYRGRGRGYYQGGGGRYHRGGYRPVWNRRHSRSPRRGRSRSRSPKRRSVSSQRSRSRSRRSYRSSRSPRSSSSRSSSPYSKSPVSSKRRASLEKQAKKTEGAPLQESPLKNKSQDEQKDTFEHDPSESLDDFNKSSAASGDIWPGLSAYDNSPRSPHSPSIATPPSQSSSCSDAPLLSTAHSAKDTPQHSHSIQHSPERSGSGSLGNGSSRYSPSQNSPLHHIPSRRSPAKTIPSQSAPREEARVRSFYPEGGEQETAKGGKFMKRYTDEESRVYLLDRGNTREKEAQKERGSEKGRTEGEREWEEQETLDFFVDKETGKEKFNDSEGEDTEETEDYRQFRKSVLADQGKNFPTASHRNAEEEGTKYKSKISIKGNRESDGFRDEKSYKLKETGYVVERPSATKDKHKEEDKSSERLMMKKETQSPEQVKSEKLKELFDYSPPLHKNLDAREKSTFREESPLRIKMIASDSHRPEVKLKMAPVPLDDSNRPASLTKDRLLASTLVHSVKKEQEFRSIFDHIKLPQASKSTSESFIQHIVSLVHHVKEQYFKSAGMTLNERFTAYQKATEEHCTRQKSPEIHRRIDISPSTLRKHTRLTGEERVFKEESQKGDKKLRCDSADLRHDIDRRRKERSKERGDSKGSRESSGSRKQEKTPKDYKDYKSYKDDSKYVLSVFYTAYGG, encoded by the exons ATGGGTCGATCTAATTCTAGATCACATTCATCAAGATCAAAGTCCAGATCTCAGTCCAGCTCTAGGTCAAGATCCAGATCACATTCAAGAAAAAAGAGATACAG ttctAGGTCTCGGTCAAGGACATATTCCCGGTCTCGGAGCAGAGATCGCATTTATTCTCGAGATTATCGCAGAGATTACAGAAACAATAGAGGAATGAGACGTCCCTATGGTTACAGAGGAAGAGGTAGAGGGTACTATCAAGGAGGAGGTGGTAGATACCATCGTGGAGGTTACAGGCCTGTCTGGAACCGAAGACACTCCAGAAGCCCTAGGCGTGGCCGCTCACGGTCCAGAAGTCCAAAACGAAGGTCTGTGTCTTCCCAGAGGTCCCGGAGCAGGTCTCGTCGATCTTACAGATCTTCCAGGTCCCCGAGGTCCTCTTCATCTCGTTCTTCATCCCCATACAGCAAATCACCTGTCTCTTCCAAAAGACGCGCATCTCTGGAAAAGCAggcaaagaaaactgaaggggCTCCTTTGCAAGAGAGTCCCTTGAAAAATAAGTCACAAGATGAACAGAAAGATACATTTGAACATGACCCATCAGAGTCTCTTGACGATTTCAACAAATCATCAGCAGCTTCTGGCGACATTTGGCCTGGCCTTTCAGCTTACGATAACAGTCCAAGGTCACCTCATAGTCCTTCTATTGCTACCCCACCTAGTCAGAGTTCATCTTGCTCTGATGCCCCTCTGCTTAGCACAGCCCACTCAGCAAAGGACACACCTCAgcattcccattccattcagcATAGTCCTGAGAGATCTGGCTCTGGTTCTCTTGGAAATGGTTCTAGCCGCTATAGTCCTTCTCAGAATAGCCCATTGCATCACATCCCTTCGAGGAGAAGCCCtgcaaagacaatcccatcaCAGAGTGCCCCCCGGGAGGAGGCTCGAGTGCGGTCGTTTTATCCTGAGGGTGGTGAACAGGAAACTGCAAAAGGTGGAAAGTTTATGAAAAG GTACACAGATGAAGAGTCTAGAGTTTACCTGCTTGATAGGGGTAATACCAGGGAGAAGGAGGCCCAGAAGGAGAGAGGATCAGAAAAAGGGAGgacagagggagaaagggaatgGGAGGAACAGGAAACTTTAGATTTTTTCGTTGATAAAGAGACTGGGAAGGAAAAGTTTAATGACTCTGAAGGGGAGGACACAGAGGAGACAGAGGATTACAGACAGTTCAGAAAATCTGTCCTGGCAGATCAGGGTAAAAATTTTCCTACTGCATCTCACCGGAatgctgaggaggaaggaaccAAATACAAATCTAAAATATCAATCAAGGGCAATAGAGAGAGCGATGGATTTAGAGATGAGAAAAGTTATAAGCTTAAAGAGACTGGCTATGTAGTGGAAAGGCCTAGTGCAACAAAAGATAAGCACAAGGAAGAAGACAAGAGTTCTGAGAGACTAATGATGAAGAAAGAAACTCAGTCACCTGAGCAGGTAAAGTCTGAAAAGCTCAAAGAACTCTTTGATTACAGTCCTCCTCTACACAAGAATCTGGATGCGAGAGAAAAGTCCACCTTCAGAGAGGAGAGCCCCCTTAGGATCAAAATGATAGCCAGTGACTCCCATCGTCCTGAAGTTAAACTCAAAATGGCTCCAGTACCTCTTGATGATTCCAATAG ACCTGCTTCCTTGACTAAAGACAGGCTGCTTGCTAGCACACTTGTCCATTCCGTCAAGAAGGAGCAAGAGTTCCGATCCATCTTTGACCACATTAAGTTGCCACAGGCCAGCAAAAGCACATCAGAGTCATTTATTCAGCACATTGTGTCCTTGGTTCACCATGTCAAAG AGCAATACTTCAAGTCGGCTGGAATGACCCTAAATGAGAGGTTCACTGCGTATCAGAAAGCAACTGAGGAGCACTGCACCCGACAAAAGAGCCCAGAAATACATAG gAGGATTGACATCTCTCCAAGTACCCTGAGGAAGCATACCCGTTTAACAGGTGAAGAGAGAGTCTTTAAGGAAGAAAGTCAAAAA GGAGATAAAAAATTAAGGTGTGATTCTGCTGATCTTCGACATGACATTGACCGACGTAGAAAAGAACGAAGTAAAGAGCGAGGCGACTCAAAGGGTTCCAGGGAATCCAGTGGGTCaagaaagcaggagaaaaccccaaaagatTACAAGGATTACAAATCTTACAAAGATGACAG CAAATATGTATTATCTGTCTTTTACACGGCTTATGGTGGATGA